One Lacunisphaera limnophila DNA window includes the following coding sequences:
- a CDS encoding CPXCG motif-containing cysteine-rich protein, producing the protein MHDALAIDCPHCGETFSLAFDVTEGSAEFIADCEVCCRPMVVAVRVTDGAVDGVEVTEC; encoded by the coding sequence ATGCATGACGCCCTGGCCATCGACTGCCCCCACTGCGGTGAGACGTTCTCCCTCGCCTTTGACGTGACCGAGGGCAGCGCGGAATTCATCGCTGATTGCGAGGTCTGTTGCCGGCCGATGGTCGTGGCCGTGCGCGTGACCGACGGGGCGGTGGACGGCGTCGAGGTCACGGAGTGCTGA
- a CDS encoding DUF3309 domain-containing protein, protein MNPLLLILILLLLFGGGGFYFGGPAVGGGGVGLILLILLIVYLMGGLRSPRS, encoded by the coding sequence ATGAATCCTCTGCTTCTTATCCTCATCCTGTTGCTTCTGTTCGGCGGCGGCGGCTTTTACTTTGGCGGTCCGGCGGTCGGCGGCGGTGGCGTCGGCCTGATCCTGCTCATCCTTCTCATTGTGTACCTCATGGGCGGCCTGCGCAGTCCGCGCAGCTGA
- a CDS encoding ATPase, T2SS/T4P/T4SS family, whose product MATASNLTGTLRRSLLIKVISKPAPSKEDVNTVIELTASKVVESLQAQSMTLYLVEGGEIAFKHIYYSPTLWGADKDKELQFKETTRKLLALKLPAGTGNVGKVIQTGEPLFFSGRGADAATLKKMDVGFEVNSMLTVPLKTNIVIGAIQVLNKEPSAGTGGSFTPKDLSVLMEVAEYSSTLIQRMLDPKFQLTPEDTAKFISKFTELPLVTKIEDIDVDEKLVEITGDAIIRRECIFPYKKTGANSCSVLMTNPLDYAKREAFSQATEMSIDDVKVIPASLLDALLKRAFGEKAGAAKAGEPAAEVDIDEVKDLIAGAYTEGGGTGEVKAADLESEDSAPIIQLTNRIIEDAYVSGASDIHIEPMEKDLVVRYRVDGVCAEKMRLPKQVAFALVARLKIMCNLDISERRLPQDGRIVFKKYTKKNIDIDLRVATGPMNHGEKVVMRILDKAKSTLPLPMLGFSDENLAKYRECVRQPYGMILHCGPTGSGKSMTLYAALAEINTPDVNIQTAEDPIEYTLPGLNQMQMNKQIGLTFERALRCYLRMDPDIILVGEIRDKETAQIACEAALTGHLLVSTLHTNDAPSTVSRMGEMGIEPFNISAALVCVCAQRLLRRVCKNCKVKYVPDGREAEIIMKALDLKEAPEIYKAAPGGCHVCSGNGYKGRVGIHELMVNCEEIVEAINKEVEVADLKRVCMKNGMKTMHQDSMLKVKMGLTTMEDALSNVPADMIAVDGGTEAAEPKAKKGHGH is encoded by the coding sequence ATGGCCACCGCAAGCAATCTTACCGGCACCCTGCGCCGCTCCCTGCTGATCAAGGTCATTTCCAAGCCGGCCCCGAGCAAGGAGGACGTCAACACCGTCATCGAGCTCACCGCCAGCAAGGTCGTGGAATCCCTCCAGGCCCAATCCATGACGCTGTACCTCGTCGAGGGCGGCGAGATTGCGTTCAAGCACATCTACTATTCACCCACCCTCTGGGGGGCGGACAAGGACAAGGAACTCCAGTTCAAGGAAACCACCCGGAAGCTCCTGGCCCTGAAACTCCCGGCCGGCACCGGCAACGTCGGCAAGGTCATCCAGACCGGCGAGCCCCTCTTTTTCAGCGGCCGCGGCGCCGACGCCGCCACCCTCAAGAAGATGGACGTGGGCTTCGAGGTGAACTCGATGCTCACCGTGCCGCTCAAGACGAACATCGTCATCGGCGCCATCCAGGTCCTCAACAAGGAGCCCTCCGCCGGCACCGGCGGGTCGTTCACGCCGAAGGACCTCAGCGTCCTCATGGAGGTCGCCGAGTACTCCTCCACCCTCATCCAGCGCATGCTGGACCCGAAGTTCCAGCTCACGCCCGAGGACACGGCCAAGTTCATCTCGAAGTTCACCGAGCTGCCCCTCGTCACCAAGATCGAGGACATCGACGTGGATGAGAAACTCGTCGAGATCACCGGCGACGCGATCATCCGCCGCGAGTGCATCTTCCCCTACAAGAAGACCGGCGCCAACTCCTGCTCGGTGCTGATGACCAACCCCCTCGATTACGCCAAGCGCGAGGCGTTCTCCCAGGCCACCGAGATGTCGATCGACGACGTCAAGGTCATCCCGGCCAGCCTCCTCGACGCCCTGCTCAAGCGGGCCTTTGGCGAGAAGGCGGGCGCGGCCAAGGCCGGCGAACCCGCCGCCGAGGTGGACATCGACGAGGTGAAGGACCTCATCGCCGGCGCCTACACCGAGGGCGGCGGCACGGGCGAGGTCAAGGCCGCCGACCTCGAGAGCGAGGACTCCGCCCCCATCATCCAGCTCACCAACCGCATCATCGAGGACGCCTACGTCTCCGGCGCGTCCGACATCCACATCGAGCCGATGGAAAAGGACCTCGTCGTCCGCTACCGCGTGGACGGCGTGTGCGCCGAGAAGATGCGCCTGCCCAAGCAGGTCGCCTTTGCCCTGGTCGCCCGCCTGAAGATCATGTGCAACCTCGACATTTCCGAGCGTCGCCTGCCGCAGGACGGCCGCATCGTCTTCAAGAAGTACACCAAGAAGAACATCGACATCGATTTGCGCGTCGCCACCGGCCCGATGAACCACGGCGAAAAGGTGGTCATGCGTATCCTCGACAAGGCCAAGTCCACCCTGCCCCTGCCGATGCTGGGCTTCTCGGACGAGAACCTCGCCAAGTACCGCGAGTGCGTGCGCCAGCCCTACGGCATGATCCTGCACTGCGGCCCGACCGGCTCCGGCAAGTCCATGACCCTCTACGCCGCGCTGGCCGAGATCAACACCCCCGACGTCAACATCCAGACCGCCGAGGACCCGATCGAGTACACCCTGCCTGGCCTCAACCAGATGCAGATGAACAAGCAGATCGGGCTCACCTTCGAGCGCGCCCTGCGCTGTTACCTCCGCATGGATCCCGACATCATCCTCGTCGGTGAAATTCGCGACAAGGAAACCGCCCAGATCGCCTGCGAAGCGGCGCTCACCGGTCACTTGCTCGTCTCCACCCTCCACACCAACGACGCGCCCTCCACGGTTTCCCGCATGGGTGAGATGGGCATCGAGCCCTTCAACATCTCGGCCGCGCTCGTCTGCGTGTGCGCCCAGCGCCTCCTCCGCCGCGTCTGCAAGAACTGCAAGGTGAAGTACGTCCCCGACGGCCGCGAGGCCGAGATCATCATGAAGGCCCTCGATCTCAAGGAGGCGCCCGAGATCTACAAGGCCGCCCCCGGCGGCTGCCATGTCTGCAGCGGCAACGGCTACAAGGGCCGCGTCGGCATCCACGAACTCATGGTCAACTGCGAGGAGATCGTCGAGGCCATCAATAAGGAGGTCGAGGTGGCCGACCTGAAGCGCGTCTGCATGAAGAACGGCATGAAAACCATGCACCAGGACTCCATGCTCAAGGTCAAGATGGGCCTCACCACCATGGAGGACGCCCTTTCCAACGTCCCGGCCGACATGATCGCCGTGGATGGCGGCACCGAGGCCGCCGAACCCAAGGCCAAGAAGGGCCACGGCCACTGA
- the smc gene encoding chromosome segregation protein SMC: MHLKALKLHGFKSFADNTTLSFQPGVTAIVGPNGCGKSNIADAIRWVLGEQSAKALRGGKMQDVIFEGADTRKPAQFSEVALLLTDCEKQLGSEFHEIEIMRRVSRDGQGEYYFNGQPCRLKDIHKLFMDTGVGRTSYSIMAQGQIDQILSSKPEERRVVFEEAAGITKYKSQRREAMNKLALTEQNLARVSDVINEVARQIGSLKRQAAKAMRFKRLSFRLRHLALAHGHHQWLGLSTTLAGLEGCVAGLRGDAEARRSALDERTRALDEQKAARMALTQRVQDSQQAVFDLRSQKEQAENQSGLAQVKRTGLIERLDAGKDDMAELEMQLRELASQVDTGSQDKQMQLSLLGSSDAVFQDRNRELAVLEGELTRAEQQLSQEKFALLQVESTVARLRTDSSGLEVDARTSQNKYDQLSQDLAQLRSAVEGAASALAEASQKVQEARIEQSRSNNEAQAAQTALQEATHQFREAQRRLQEIDRGLAQKTARLKLLQQLQEKWEGFGEGAKALLQGRFTAVLGEQKFIPITQGLEVRPQYAKAVEALLGASVEAIAVSDLATAQKILGQLEADQVGSVCLQVSGLTAAAAAADGLPSFLSPATAMVANLDAAHPAASVLSACYLTDDLNGFLDFWRANPAFSFLMVATAKGDLVDRRGLIYGGHHKKPANSIVQREVDLRETGKAVVAEQAAHDEQRALIDRLNAVLAEAEATLEQKRKDVLAASQHAAALHTEEKNAQRSLDDASTRLQRMENELTNLKRDHDEALARLAKAQAQLAEVHAAVEAQKLKITGVETAISEKRADRDQKRESLAQARLELAERRQKVEVLDRGLTEMERRRVQLADLHDQRQIEIETWGEQIAALEQEGAGQRARAEEIAVTLAVAQENVENSRRELSAVEQEINRVESGLSTIRTEAEAAMTELSRNEVKAAETKARVQFLTEEINHEFQTDIALLDWKKLLWHADDEPEGMKDLDLDEEETEEGGPKTEDPAAAEAKPKRRKKKENKGDPTEADLAALETANWAEIKAEVDALRQRIGTMGAVNLVAIEEYSELKQRYEFLKTQSDDLTNAKAALLKAIDDINQTSLEQFKVTFEQIRKNFAYTFNILFGGGRAEIDLVTAEDPLESGIEIVAQPPGTKLKGITLLSGGQKTLTAVALLFALYMVKPSPFCLLDELDAPLDESNIHRFTNLLKQFVKESQFIIITHNKSTVAAADALYGVTMQERGVSKTVSMRFNAERGEAEALPTTIADSVRGAAPQAPA, from the coding sequence ATGCATCTCAAGGCGCTCAAGCTTCACGGTTTCAAAAGTTTCGCGGACAACACCACCCTCAGCTTCCAACCCGGAGTCACGGCCATCGTGGGCCCGAACGGTTGCGGCAAGAGCAACATCGCGGACGCGATTCGCTGGGTGCTGGGCGAACAGAGCGCCAAGGCCCTCCGCGGCGGCAAGATGCAGGACGTCATTTTCGAGGGCGCCGACACGCGCAAGCCCGCGCAGTTCTCCGAGGTGGCGCTGCTCCTGACGGATTGCGAGAAGCAGCTGGGCAGCGAGTTTCATGAGATCGAGATCATGCGCCGCGTGTCCCGCGACGGCCAGGGTGAGTATTATTTCAACGGCCAGCCCTGCCGTCTGAAGGACATCCACAAGCTTTTCATGGACACCGGCGTGGGCCGCACGAGCTATTCGATCATGGCGCAGGGCCAGATCGACCAGATCCTCTCGTCCAAGCCCGAGGAACGCCGCGTGGTGTTCGAGGAGGCTGCCGGCATCACGAAGTACAAGAGCCAGCGCCGCGAGGCGATGAACAAGCTCGCCCTGACCGAGCAGAACCTGGCCCGCGTTTCCGATGTCATCAACGAGGTTGCCCGCCAGATCGGCAGCCTCAAGCGCCAGGCCGCGAAGGCCATGCGTTTCAAGCGCCTCAGCTTCCGCCTGCGCCACCTCGCCCTGGCGCACGGCCACCACCAGTGGCTCGGTCTCAGCACGACACTTGCCGGGCTTGAGGGCTGCGTGGCCGGCCTGCGCGGCGACGCCGAGGCCCGCCGCAGCGCGCTCGACGAGCGCACCCGCGCCCTCGACGAGCAGAAAGCCGCCCGCATGGCGCTGACGCAACGCGTACAGGACAGCCAGCAGGCCGTCTTCGACCTGCGCTCCCAAAAGGAGCAGGCCGAGAACCAGTCCGGCCTCGCCCAGGTCAAGCGCACCGGACTCATCGAGCGCCTCGACGCCGGCAAGGATGACATGGCCGAGCTCGAGATGCAGCTCCGGGAACTCGCCTCGCAGGTCGACACCGGTTCGCAGGACAAGCAGATGCAGCTCTCGCTGCTCGGCAGCTCCGACGCCGTCTTCCAGGACCGCAACCGCGAGCTGGCCGTGCTGGAGGGCGAGCTGACCCGCGCCGAGCAGCAGCTCAGCCAGGAAAAATTCGCCCTGCTCCAGGTGGAGAGCACGGTCGCCCGGCTCCGCACCGACAGCTCCGGCCTCGAGGTGGACGCCCGCACGAGCCAGAACAAGTACGACCAGCTTTCCCAGGATCTCGCCCAGCTCCGTTCCGCCGTCGAGGGCGCAGCCTCCGCGCTGGCCGAGGCCAGCCAGAAGGTGCAGGAGGCGCGCATCGAGCAGAGCCGCTCGAACAACGAGGCGCAGGCCGCGCAGACCGCCCTGCAGGAAGCCACGCACCAGTTCCGTGAGGCCCAGCGCCGCCTGCAGGAGATCGACCGGGGGCTCGCGCAGAAGACCGCGCGCTTGAAGCTGCTCCAGCAGCTGCAGGAAAAATGGGAAGGCTTCGGCGAGGGTGCCAAGGCGCTGCTCCAGGGCCGCTTCACCGCCGTGCTCGGCGAGCAGAAATTCATCCCGATCACGCAGGGGCTCGAGGTGCGGCCCCAGTACGCCAAGGCCGTCGAGGCGCTGCTCGGCGCCTCGGTCGAGGCGATCGCGGTTTCGGACCTGGCGACCGCGCAGAAGATCCTCGGTCAGCTCGAGGCCGACCAGGTCGGCAGCGTGTGCCTGCAGGTCTCCGGTCTCACCGCCGCCGCCGCCGCCGCGGACGGCTTGCCGTCCTTCCTGTCCCCGGCGACCGCCATGGTGGCCAATCTCGACGCGGCCCACCCGGCCGCCAGCGTGTTGTCCGCCTGTTACCTCACGGATGACCTGAACGGCTTCCTTGATTTCTGGCGGGCGAATCCGGCCTTCAGCTTCCTCATGGTGGCGACAGCGAAGGGCGACCTCGTGGACCGCCGCGGCTTGATCTACGGCGGGCACCACAAGAAGCCCGCCAACAGCATCGTCCAGCGCGAGGTGGACCTGCGCGAGACCGGCAAGGCCGTGGTGGCCGAGCAGGCCGCGCACGACGAGCAGCGCGCCCTCATCGACCGGCTCAATGCCGTCCTGGCCGAGGCCGAGGCCACGCTCGAGCAGAAGCGCAAGGATGTGCTCGCGGCCTCCCAGCACGCCGCCGCCCTGCACACCGAGGAGAAGAACGCCCAGCGCTCGCTGGACGACGCCAGCACGCGGCTCCAGCGGATGGAGAACGAGCTCACCAATCTCAAGCGTGACCACGACGAGGCCCTGGCCCGCCTGGCCAAGGCCCAGGCCCAGTTGGCGGAGGTGCATGCCGCCGTCGAGGCCCAGAAGCTCAAGATCACCGGGGTCGAGACCGCCATCAGCGAGAAGCGCGCCGACCGCGACCAGAAGCGCGAATCCCTCGCCCAGGCCCGCCTCGAGCTCGCCGAGCGCCGGCAGAAGGTCGAGGTCCTGGACCGCGGCCTGACCGAGATGGAGCGCCGCCGCGTGCAGCTCGCCGACCTGCACGACCAGCGCCAGATCGAAATCGAGACCTGGGGCGAGCAGATCGCCGCCCTCGAGCAGGAAGGCGCCGGCCAGCGCGCCCGCGCCGAGGAAATTGCCGTCACCCTCGCCGTGGCCCAGGAGAACGTGGAAAACTCCCGGCGCGAGCTGTCCGCGGTCGAGCAGGAGATCAACCGCGTCGAGTCCGGCCTGAGCACCATCCGCACCGAGGCCGAGGCGGCCATGACCGAGCTTTCCCGCAACGAGGTCAAGGCGGCCGAGACGAAGGCCCGCGTGCAGTTCCTCACCGAGGAAATCAATCACGAGTTCCAGACCGACATCGCCCTGCTGGACTGGAAAAAGCTGCTGTGGCATGCCGACGATGAGCCGGAAGGCATGAAGGACCTCGATCTGGACGAGGAGGAGACGGAGGAGGGCGGACCGAAGACCGAAGACCCCGCCGCCGCCGAGGCGAAGCCGAAGCGTCGCAAGAAGAAGGAAAACAAGGGTGACCCGACCGAGGCCGACCTGGCCGCGCTCGAAACAGCCAACTGGGCCGAGATCAAGGCCGAGGTGGACGCCCTGCGCCAGCGCATCGGCACCATGGGCGCCGTCAACCTCGTGGCCATCGAGGAATACTCCGAGCTGAAGCAGCGCTACGAATTCCTCAAGACCCAGAGCGACGACCTGACCAACGCCAAGGCCGCTTTGCTCAAGGCGATCGACGACATCAACCAGACCTCCCTCGAGCAGTTCAAGGTCACCTTCGAGCAGATCCGCAAGAATTTCGCCTACACCTTCAACATCCTCTTTGGCGGCGGCCGGGCCGAGATCGACCTGGTCACGGCCGAGGATCCGCTGGAAAGCGGCATTGAGATCGTGGCCCAGCCCCCGGGCACGAAGCTGAAGGGCATCACGCTGCTGTCGGGTGGACAGAAGACCCTCACCGCCGTGGCGCTCCTCTTTGCGCTCTACATGGTGAAGCCGTCGCCGTTCTGCTTGCTCGACGAACTCGACGCGCCGCTGGACGAGTCAAACATCCATCGTTTCACCAACCTGCTGAAGCAGTTCGTGAAGGAGTCGCAGTTCATCATCATCACGCACAACAAGAGCACCGTGGCCGCCGCGGATGCGCTGTACGGCGTGACGATGCAGGAGCGCGGCGTGTCCAAGACGGTGTCGATGCGCTTCAACGCGGAGCGGGGCGAGGCGGAGGCCCTGCCGACGACGATCGCCGACTCCGTGCGCGGCGCCGCCCCCCAGGCCCCGGCTTGA
- a CDS encoding ATP-binding protein, giving the protein MSIALLKLKMPDHEGVQKQLDQLAANAQRGASLVKQVLSFGRGVDVQHVLMQPKHIGREIEQIVADTFPKNITFELSFSHDLWPVTGDPTQFHQVLLNLCVNARDAMPGGGKLTLHLENVVLDDSSGAPRPGPYVRTDVTDTGTGIPPENRERIFEPFFTTKDLGRGTGLGLSTSRAIAKSHGGFITVDSTVGHGTTFHVFLPADPGPAPTLPELNPTHHDLPRGQNELILIVDDEEMIREIARSALEKFGYRTLLAQNGTEAVALYALHRTAIAVVITDMAMPVMDGPATILALRTLNPAVKIIGSSGQGAGSLLLANAPENAGLTYFIPKPYTAETLLRTLSTVLGRDSRPPLAP; this is encoded by the coding sequence ATGTCGATCGCCCTGCTCAAGCTGAAGATGCCCGACCACGAAGGTGTGCAGAAGCAGCTCGACCAGCTCGCCGCCAACGCGCAGCGCGGGGCCAGCTTGGTCAAGCAGGTGCTGAGTTTCGGCCGGGGCGTCGACGTCCAGCACGTGCTGATGCAACCCAAGCACATCGGTCGCGAGATCGAGCAGATTGTCGCCGATACCTTTCCAAAGAACATCACCTTCGAGTTGTCCTTCTCGCACGATCTGTGGCCCGTCACCGGTGACCCCACCCAGTTTCACCAGGTATTGCTCAACCTCTGCGTCAACGCCCGGGACGCGATGCCCGGCGGCGGCAAGCTCACCCTCCACCTGGAAAACGTCGTCCTGGACGATAGCTCCGGCGCGCCCCGGCCCGGCCCGTATGTGCGGACCGATGTGACCGACACCGGCACCGGCATCCCGCCGGAAAACCGGGAACGCATCTTCGAGCCGTTCTTCACCACCAAGGACCTTGGCCGCGGCACGGGACTGGGGCTGTCCACTTCCCGCGCCATCGCGAAAAGCCACGGCGGTTTCATCACCGTCGACAGCACAGTAGGGCACGGCACCACCTTCCATGTCTTCCTGCCGGCCGACCCCGGCCCGGCCCCCACCCTCCCTGAACTCAATCCCACGCATCACGATCTCCCGCGCGGCCAGAACGAGCTGATTCTCATCGTCGACGACGAGGAAATGATCCGCGAGATCGCCCGCAGCGCCCTGGAGAAATTCGGCTACCGCACTCTGCTGGCCCAGAACGGCACCGAGGCGGTCGCCCTCTACGCCCTCCACCGCACCGCCATCGCCGTCGTCATCACCGACATGGCCATGCCCGTGATGGACGGCCCCGCCACGATCCTGGCCCTCCGCACGCTCAATCCCGCGGTGAAGATCATCGGGTCCAGCGGCCAGGGCGCAGGTTCCCTACTGCTCGCCAACGCGCCGGAAAATGCCGGCCTGACGTACTTCATCCCCAAACCCTACACCGCCGAGACCCTCCTGCGCACGCTGTCGACCGTGCTGGGCCGCGACAGCCGACCACCGCTCGCACCGTAG
- a CDS encoding PAS domain-containing protein, producing MTRRPPPVPPVNAPGLGAAAEYAVFTLSPTGVIANWTSEAERQTGHTAEEMLGAHFSLFYSPVDRAAGLPERLLARAAHAGYVVDEGRRLRRDGTPFQAKLILVAFRDPTGALMGFSAVRRDLTELQRIQEQLSTQAAMLEQAHDAIILYDLAGRITLWNQGATRLLGWTAAEAVGRTVRELFHALDHPTLLAAIAETSTQGSWQGEFRSITRPDRPLRLPPGEASCAPRTAGSSVTSASTWTSRRKSTLRPSSCEPSGWKASASLRGGSPTTSTTFWPQS from the coding sequence ATGACCAGGCGGCCCCCCCCGGTGCCACCGGTGAACGCGCCAGGCTTGGGTGCCGCTGCGGAGTATGCCGTCTTTACCCTTTCCCCGACCGGGGTGATCGCCAACTGGACCTCGGAGGCGGAAAGGCAAACCGGCCATACCGCCGAAGAAATGCTGGGGGCGCACTTCAGCCTTTTTTACTCTCCCGTGGACCGGGCGGCCGGCCTGCCCGAGCGGCTGCTGGCCCGGGCCGCCCACGCCGGGTATGTGGTCGACGAAGGGCGACGGCTCCGTCGGGACGGCACCCCCTTCCAAGCCAAGCTGATCTTGGTCGCCTTCCGCGACCCAACCGGTGCCCTCATGGGGTTTTCCGCCGTGCGCCGCGACCTGACGGAGCTACAGCGGATTCAGGAACAGCTGAGCACCCAGGCCGCCATGTTGGAGCAAGCCCATGACGCCATCATCCTGTATGACCTCGCCGGGCGCATCACGCTTTGGAACCAGGGCGCCACCCGCCTGCTGGGCTGGACGGCGGCCGAGGCGGTCGGCCGCACCGTGCGCGAACTTTTCCATGCGCTGGACCACCCTACCCTCTTGGCGGCGATCGCGGAGACCTCCACCCAGGGCAGCTGGCAGGGTGAATTCAGATCCATAACAAGGCCGGATCGCCCCTTACGTTTGCCACCCGGCGAAGCCTCGTGCGCACCCCGGACGGCCGGGTCATCGGTCACCTCAGCATCAACCTGGACCTCACGGAGAAAAAGCACCTTGAGGCCCAGTTCATGCGAGCCCAGCGGATGGAAAGCATCGGCATCCTTGCGGGGGGGATCGCCCACGACCTCAACAACATTCTGGCCCCAATCCTGA